A window of Lusitaniella coriacea LEGE 07157 genomic DNA:
CTGAAAAAACTGCCGAAAAATGCTGGCGGTACCATTCTCGATTTTGAGGGGTAATGGGGTGTCCTTTAAGGCTGATTTCTCCGGCTTCTGGGTTGTAGAGTCCTGTGATTAATTTGGCTAGAGTCGATTTTCCGCTACCGTTGCCCCCAATAATAAAAACGATTTCTCCCGTTTTGAAACTGAGATCGATGGGACCCAGGGTGAAGTAGAGATCGTCATCGCTAGGGTAGGTGTGGGTTACGCCTTTGAGGGTGAGGATGGGGGAGGTTTGGGTGATAGCATTTTTATCTAACTCAATGGTAGAAGATTGACGGGGGGATGGGTGTGTTGCGTTGGTTCGCAATCCAACTTCTTCAGAGAGTCGATCGCGAATAACAACTTTTTCTTCCTCCCCATGACTGACTAAGGATAAACCCAATGCGTCGATTTTTTGTAGGGCGATGTTGGCTTTACTAATGAGGGGGAGTTTGTTGACGATATTCTCCATTGGTCCCATGAGGTAGGTGAAGGTTAGGATGTAGCCAGCAAGGGTTTGGGGCGCGATCGCGAACCAATGGGGCAAAATGAATAAAACCAAACCAATGGCAAAGAAAAAGATTAGTTTTCCCCAACTATCTGTCGTGGCAAATAGGCTCAAACCGCGAACGGTGTAGCGACGAAATTGGGAGGCGGTAACGGTTAAATCGCCGGAGAGAAAATCTTTGCGGCGTTCGGCGTGGAGTTTGAGTTCTTTGGTTCCGGTGGTAACGGCGCGAAAATGTTTGAAGAGTAAATCTTGTTCTTCGCGGGCGAGGGCAAGGAGTTTCCGGGCGTTGCGCAGCAGGATTCTCGTGCTTAAAAACGCGATCGCGCTAAGTCCCATAACGACCAAAAACATCGACCAAGAGAGCCAAGTAATATAAAGCAGTCCCCCGATGGAAATTGCAAGATTAATACACAGGAAGGGAAGGACATAAACAGCGTTGGAAATGGCTTGTACGTCTTCTGTGAGGGTTGCTAATAGGCGAGGTGAGCCTAATTTTTCGAGATTGCTGAGTTCTGAGGCGAGAATTTGGCGACTGAGGCGCATTCGTAACTGGAATACTGCATCTTGGGAGAGGCGAATCAACAAAATACGAGCCATAATACTCGTCAGGAGGGCGATTGCTGCCAGTCCCACAAAACCCCACGCGATCGCGGGATCGATGCGTAGCGCGATGCCGCTTCCCGAAAATACCCGATCGCTGGCGATGGCGCGACTCACCAGGGCAATTAAACCCGCACTGCTGCCGCCACTCAAAAATCCAGTCGCGATCGCAATCGCAACCATTTTCCACGAAGAACGCAGCAGAAAGGAAATAAGATTCATTCACTTGGATCGAAACGCAATAGAAAAAAGCGATAAATTTCGTTTTAGCTTATCCCTTTTCGATCGCTCTAGGAAAGAAGGATCGCTCGCGCGATCTTGTGAATCGCTTCTTGTAGCCGGGGCGATAACCAATTGTAATACTGCGGATAGACGGGCAAGCGGGGGCGAAATTGCCATCCTTCCGGTTCGAGAATTTGGGCGAGGGATTGAAAGGTGGGATGGGGATAGTTGGGATTGACTTCATCTTTGGGGCTAATTCCCCCTAAATCGGTTGCCCCCGCAGCAATACAGTCGAGGAGGAGATTAGGTTGGGCGATTAAATTGGGGGGGATTTGCAGGGTAATATCTGAGGGGAGAATGTCCCGCGCGATCGCGATCGCGCGAGGCAATTTTTCCGGGGGAAATACAGGCGCACTCAAGGATTGCTGCGTTCCAGGACTGTGGGGTTGGAGGATGACTTCTTGGATATTACCCCAACGTTGGTGCAGCCGCGCGATCGCGCGGAGGGTGTCTTTCCAATCGGCAACAGTTTCCCCAATCCCCAATAACAACCCCGTGGTAAAGGGAATTTTCAACTCTCCCGCCCATTCGAGTTGTTGTAATCGCAGGGATGGTACTTTACTCGGCGCATGACGATGGACGGTTTCTAGGAGTTTGGGGGTGAGTTGTTCCACCATCAACCCCATCGACACGTTCACTTGTTTGAGGCGTGTCATCTCCTCCCAACTGAGGGGCCCCGCGTTGGTGTGGGGTAAAAAGCCCAGGGAGAGGGCGAGTTCGCACAGATCGTACAAATGCTCGAACCACGCCTTTCTGCGAGGACTTTGGGGATGGACTTCGCCACTGAGAATGAGGATTTCTACAATTCCCGTTCCTTGGAAAGATTTTAGGATTTTTTTAGCTTGCGCGATCGCGAGCCAAGAATCTCGCCCCGGATCGACCCGAAAGTTACAATAACTACAGCGATTGAAACATTCGTAGGTGGGAACGAGAGTGTATGCCGGACTGTAGGTGACGATTCGAGACATTTGAACCTTAAAACAGTTTAATCGCCATTATCTTCCAAACTCCTCTTGTTCTCTACCTCTTAGACTCATCAGTAGATATGAGAAAGCCCCGATCCACCTGTGAGTTTAGGTTAAGAAGCGCCGGAGTTTTGCGGAAAGGAGAGGAACGCGCGATCTCGAAGAGATCCACTTCGGCGGCGCGCGTCAAAAAAACTTTCTCACAAGAAACACCCCCAGCAAAATTCAATCCGTGGAAGAATTGATTAAAATAGCTGCCATTTAGGTCAATTTTCCGTGCTAGTTTGGTCAAGGTGAAAAAAACTGTTCTGGGAAGATCCCAACGTTTCCCCACTGGGAATAAAAGCGATTTTCGTTTTTCTGCACTGATTAGGAGTCTTTTGCCTAGCTCATGAGTCAATCTTCCAATTCTTCATCCTCGCCGCTCATTTCTCGACGAACTGCCCTCAAACTAATGGGAATCGGCACAGTTGGTGCGGGGTTAGGATACTCTCGATTTGCGAAACCGCAACCCACCCTTCACCAGAAAGATGACCTCGATCTCCCCTTCCATTTAAATCAACCCAAAACAGTTATCGTTGTGGGTGCGGGATTGGCGGGACTCGCCTGTGCTTACGAACTCAGTCAACGCGGGTTCGCCGTCACGCTGTTGGAAAAGTCGCCACAACTTGGCGGAAAAATTGCCAGTTGGAAAATTCAAGTGGGGGACGACTCCTTCATGATGGAACACGGGTTCCACGGCTTCTTTCCCCAGTACTACAACCTCAAAAGCGTCGTTGAAGAACTCAACATTACTGAGAACTTCAAATCCCTGGAATTTTACTCTCTGGTTTTCCGGGACAACACCTATCAACCGGAAGTTTTTCGCCCCAGTAACTCTGCTTTTCCGTGGAATATTGTCGATCTCGCAATATCGTCCCCCAATCGTTTTCGGTGGGGCATCAATTTAACCCACATCAAGCACCTACAAGTCTTTAAAGCCATTACCGGGTTCCGAATCCCCAAAAGCTTCAAAAACCTCGATAGTCTCTCCGTCGCCGATTGGGTGGGGACAGACTTCCCCCAAGGATTGTACGATCTCTACTTTCTCCCCTTCGCCAAATCCAGCCTTAACGCCCCCGATGTCCTCAGTACTGGGGAGTTGCTGCAATTTTTCCATTTTTACTTCTTTGGCAACCCGGAAGGACTTGCTTTCAACGGTACAAGGGACGATATGGGAACCTCTCTCGTCCAACCCATCGCCCGCGCGATCGCGCGCAACGGCGGTAAAATTATTACCCAAGCCAGCGTCAGCAACATTAATTGCAAAAATGGGCAAGTTGAATCCTTAAGCTATCAGCAAGGCACAAATCAAACCAACGTCCCCTTCTGGGTAGACAAAAATCTCCTCTTAACCCAAGACGAACAAGAATATTACGGTGCAGGCGATCGCGCGTTTATCGCCCAAAATGATAGCGAAGCCCTTTCCCTCTCTTGCACCCATCAAGGCTGTACCGTACAAAAACAAGCAGATGGGGGATTCCTTTGTCCCTGTCACGGGGCGCGGTACGATGCCCAAGGGCGCGTTGTTCAAGGACCCGCACAAGAGGATTTACCCAAGTACGCGATCGCGCAACGCCAAGACGATAAAGTACAATTGGTTGCCGCTTCCCCCACAGAACCCGAACAACAACAAACCCTCACCGCCGATTATTACGTCATCGCCGCCGATGTCCCCGGAACCCAACACCTCTTTAACTTAATGGAAGGGGATGTTAACCCCCAGGTGGCGCAACAAGTAGAAAAACTCGCCATTGCCGATCCCTTCGCCGTTGCCCGTTTTTGGTTCGATCGCGATTTTGAGTGGGAACACAGTAACTTTACCTCCCTCTCCGGCTACGATCTCACCGATAGCATCACCCTCTACCACCGCATTCAAGAACAGTTTATTCAATGGTCAAAACGCACGGGTTTCAGCGTCATCGAACTCCACGCCTACTGTTACAAAGAAAAGGATTTTCCCACCCAAGCCGACTTGCTTGCCACTTTTGAGCGAGAACTCTATGAAATCGTGCCATCCTTGCGCGGCGCAACGGTATTGCATCAGGAGTTAGTCAACCAGAAAAACTTCTCCGGCTATCCTCCCAATAGTTACGCCGATCGTCCCCAAACCACAACCGCGATTCCCAACCTCATGTTTGCAGGAGATTGGGTGAAAATGCCTTTCCCCTGCGGTTTGATGGAACGGGCGGTGAGTAGCGGTTTTCTCGCGGCTAATGGGATTGTGCAACAGGAAGGATTGCAACGCAGGATTCTGTTGTCGGTGAATCCGGAAGGGATTTTAAAAATTTAGCAAACGTTAAATAAGCAGTTTGGGAGACGGATTTCAGATGGATTGCAAGAATGCAACGCACTCAACATGAGCGGTTTGGGGGAAAAAGTCGGCGGGTTGGATGTGGGTGAGTTGGTATTTTCCTGTTTGACAAAGCAGTTTTAAGTCTCGTGCGAGGGTTGCGGGTTTGCAACTGATATAGGCGATTTGCCGGGGGTGCATTTCAAGGAGGGTTTCGATAACGGCGCGATCGCACCCTTTGCGCGGAGGATCGAGGAGAACGATGTTGGGACGGGTTTCGAGGTGAGAGATTTTATCTTTTACAGTTCCGGCGTGAAAAGTGGCGTTCGCGATCGCGTTAATTTTTGCATTTTCTCTCGCCTGTTCCACTGCGGATTCTTGCACCTCAATCCCAATAACTTCCCGAACCTGTTTCGCCAGGGGGAGAGAGAACGTCCCAATCCCACAGTAGGCATCGAGAACTGTCTCATTTCCTTGGAGTTCGAGGCGTTCTTGAATCGCAGCGAGAAGTCCTTCGGCAATCTCGGTATTAATTTGAAAAAATGTTTCCGGACGCAGGTGAAACTCCAATCCCCCGAAATGTTCGCTCAAATAGGTCTGTCCGGCGATACAGCGCGTCTGTTCCCCAAAGATGGTATTCGTCTTCCCTGGATTGCAATTGAGCGCTACGCCCACCAGAAGGGGATAGCGTTGCATCCATTCTTCGGCTTGGGTTTCAACTTGGGAGAGAGAGGGGTTCGCACTCACCAGTGTCAGCAGCATTTCCCCGGTACGCCGTCCAATACGCAAAGAAAGGTGACGCAGTTTCCCTTGATGGGTTTTCTCGTTATAAATCGACCATCCTCGATCTTGGATGTCTTGCTTAATCTCCGCGAGAAGGGGATTCAATCGCTCATCCTGCACGGGACATTGATTGAGATTGACGATTTGGTGGGTTCCCTGACGATAGTATCCGGCGCGAACGTTTCCTTGGGCGTTCCGATCGAGGGGATAGGTAGCTTTATTGCGGTAGTGGAGGGCATCTGTTGCAAAAAGAAGGGGAACGACGGGAGGGGAGGCAAAACCGCCAATTCTTTCTATGGCTTGAATGATTTGCTGTTGTTTGAGGTGTTGTTGGTACTCGTCGCTGATATGCTGCCATTGGCATCCGCCACATTTATCGGCAACGATGCAGCGAGGACGAATGCGGTGGGGGGAAGGGTTGAGGAGGTTGAGGAGTTGTCCGTAGGCGTATTTGGGTTTGACGCGAACCAGGCGCGCGATCGCGCGATCCCCCGTGACCGTTTGGGGAACAAAGACCGCACGCCCCTCAAAATGCCCGACTCCATCCCCGGAATTGCTGACATCTGTAATCTCGATTTCAATTGTTTTGCCTTGCTGCCACATAAAATTTTACTCTTAAAAAAAAGTCGGTTCTTCGCCATTCCGCGATCGCGAATTGTCAATTCTCCTCTCAATCCCTTTCTTTATGACCCGATGAATCGCTAAACTACTTATGTTATTAGATAGATCGCAATAGTATGAGTGTAGTTAGCCAAGTTATTCTCAAAGCAGACGACGAACTCCGCTATCCCAGTAGCGGAGAGCTTGCAGGACTCGGTAATTTTTTAAGCACCGGCGAACAACGGATTCGCATTGCCGAAACCCTCGCAGAAAATGAAAAGAAAATTGTGGATAAAGCCAGCCAAGAATTGTGGAGAAAACGTCCCGATTTTATCGCAGCGGGGGGTAATGCTTCCGGACAGCGAGAACGGGCGCAATGTATTCGAGATTACGGCTGGTATTTACGACTCGTAACCTACGGCGTGCTGTGCGGCGACAAGGAACCCATTGAAAAAATCGGGATCATTGGCGCTCGCGAAATGTACAATGCCCTGGGCGTTCCCATGCAAGGAATGGCGGAAGCCATTCGCTGTCTCAAGGGTGCGGCTTTAGGGTTGCTCAGTAATGAAGATGCATCAGCCGCAGAACCCTACTTCGATTACATTATCCAAGCCATGTCCTGAACTCTCTCAATTCAGGATTTTTTGAATCCGTTCCCAAAACTCCGCGATCGCTCCGCTATCTAGATCCCTGTCTAGTTGAGGAGCGATCCCACTTTCCCAATAAAAAACCGACAGTTCTGCTGAAGAAGCTGTCGGCGAATTAGTTGTTCCCTATGATTGACTCCCGTAGAGTTCAGCTATCCATTAGTATGGCTCCTCTCCATCAGAATAGGTGGATACAGATCAGTCTCAAGATGTGATCTCAATTACGGGCGAAAGAAAAAAGTTCGCTCAATCCCGCCATCGCTCAACTTCCCATCCTCGCTGTATGGCTTTTTTCAAAAAAATTCCCCTTATTGCTTTCCTTTTCTTACTGAGTGCTTATAGCTTTGTGGGATGGTTTATGGCCGGAGCGGTGGAAAGTTGGCAAAAATGGGTATATTTGGTTCCTTGTGCGGCTGTTTCTCTTGAATTCAGTCGCTTTTGTGGGGTCTTGGCAAGTCGGTATGCGCTATGGTTGGGGATAGCAGGTTTAATCGTCGCGATCGCGCTGGCTTTAATTCACCCCCTGACAGAAATCAAGAGCGTTTTTGGAGATTGGTTGCAATCGGATGCCAAAGCTTTTCTTTCGGTAATCGCGATCGCCTTTTTCTTAGTCTTGTTACTCACTCGACTCGATTTCATCAATGAGGGAATTATTCTCATTGCTCCAGGACTCCTGACTCGCCTAGAATTGCAGCTTTCCGGGTATAGCGATTGGCAAGCCTTTAGCATTATTGCTGGCGTTTGTCTGGTAAGCTACAGTCTTGGCATTTTGAGCTATCAATATCTCCATAACAATCCTCTACCCTAGTAGCGAGTCATTCCTTCGACTTTTTAACTAGGATTTAAAGTAAAGAGCATTAGCGCAGGGAAATATTTTGTGGTGCATCGGGTCCCTTGCGGAAAATCCTAGTTCCAGTACAGTCTCTCTTCTATCGCACTCAGCACTCAGGTGTCAGCAAGAACTTGCGATTCCCAACCTCAATGTGTAGTGCGATACCAACTGTTCCTAAAGTTATACAATTGCCTCCTTTGTTGGAAGCACGATCTTGTGGCTGTCCCGACGATGGAAATGCCATAGTAGAGGCGGTATTGAAGCGTGAAACCTCGCAATATGATGTTCCTGAAAGCGCTGACCCGTAAAACCCAATCCGAAACGGAAAATCACCCCACCGTACCACTACGTCTTGTAGTGGTGATTCCTTTCTTAGTCCAAATTTTTGCCGCAGTCGGACTCACGGGTTATCTCTCTTGGCGCAACGCTTCCAAAGCGGTCAACGACCTCGCCAACCAGCTTAGTGAAGAAGTTGCCGAACGCATCGAGCAACATATTGAAAGCTTTACCGATATTTCCCATCTCGTTTTAGAATTGAACAGCGCGATCGCGCGATCAGGGAATTTAAACGTTGAAGACCTCGAACAAGTGCAGCGCTTATTTTGGAAACAAACCAGCCTCAGCCCCAGCATTACCAACCTTCATTTTGCCAGCGTTAGCGGAGACTTCCTACAAATCGAGCGCAGTACGCCCCCGACTTTATCCCGACGCGATCGCGACAGCGCCCCCAACTGGAATATTTACGAGCTAGACTCCCAAGGCAACCCCATTCGCCTTTTGCGAACCGAAGAATTCGATCCGCGATCGCGCCCTTGGTACAAAGACGCGATCGACTCCGGCGAAACCGTATGGTCCTCCGTCTATCTTTTCGCCGATCCTCCCGTTCCCGGCATCACCCCAGCCAGGCCCATTTACGACACTCAAGGTCGGCTGCTGGGCGTAATGGCGATCGATCTGACCTTAACTCAGATGAGTCAATTTCTACAAGAGCTGCAAATTAGCGAATCCGGGCGAGTCTTTATCATGGAACGCACGGGGAAACTCGTTGCCACCTCTGAATCTGAAGCGATTTATAGGAAGACCGATAACGGGGTCGAACGATTAAAAGCGTCCCAAAGTCGCGATCCGATGATTCGAGAAACCGCTCGAGAACTGCGCCAGCGATTCGACAGCTTCGATCGGATTCGCACCTCAACCCCATTGCGAATAACGATCGACGGTCAGCCAGAGTTCGTTCAAGTCACCCCCTTAACCAATCGTCGCGGCTTGGATTGGTTAATGGTCGCCGTTATCCCAGAAAGCAATTTCATGGGGCAAATTCGCACGAATACCTACGCAACCATCGCCCTGTGTCTCATGGCGTTGGGGGGAGCCACCATTCTCGGCTTTTATACCTCTCGCTGGATTACGCGACCGATTTGGCGTTTAGCCAGAGCCAGCGCCGCGATCGCGCGTGGAACCCTCGACACCCCCGTTCCTGGCTCGCGAATTAACGAATTTAGCATCCTCGCTCGATCCTTGCATCAAATGATCGGGCAACTCCAACAATCCCAAGCTCAATTAGAAGATAAATTTGCCAAAGTCTTTCGCGCCACCCCAGATCCCATCGCCATCACCACCCTCGAAGGCGGTCACTTTCTGGAAGTTAATGATAGTTTCTTAGAAAAAAGTGGCTACACCAGGGCTGAAGTCCTCGATCAAACCGCAGCCAAACTCAATCTCTTTGCCACCTCCCAAGAATTAGCGAAAATCGTCCAAAAACTTAAAGAAGAGCAGGCAATTTATAACCTAGAAACTCAATTGCGCACCAAGTCCGGGGCGATTCGTACTGTTCTCTTATCCGCAGAAATTGTCGAGCTTGATGGCGAATTGTCCGTGTTGTATATTGCCAACGACATCAGCGAACGGGTCAAAGCGCAAGAAGCCCTCCAAGAAGCAGAAGCTCGCTATCGCAGCATCTTTGAGAATGCGGCAGAGGGAATTTTTCAGATTACCCAACAAGGGCGCTACCTGAGCGTTAATCCGGCATTAGCGCGAATGTACGGTTACGAATCTCCGGAGATGTTGATTGAGCGATTGCCCAATATTCAACAACTCTACGTCAATCCAACGGGATGGGCAGAATTTATCCTGGTCATGGAAAAAGAAGGGGCAGTTTCTAATTTAGAGTATCAAGTTCGCCGCCGAGATGGAACGCAAATTTGGGTATCGGAAAATGCTCGTGCGGTGAAAGATGAAACTGGGCAATTACTTTACTACGAAGGCACCATCGAGGATATTACCCGTCGTAAAGAGGCTGAAGCAGCGCTCCAAGAAAAGGAACAATATCTGCGTTTGGTTTTAGATAATATTCCTCAACAGGTGTTTTGGAAAGATCGAGATTCTCGATTTCTCGGTTGCAATAAAAACTGGGCAGATGCGGCGGGATTGGAAAGTCCCGAAGCGGTAGTGGGGTTAACGGATTTCCATTTACTGCCCGAAGCGGTGGCGAAGAAATTTCGCGCGACGGATCGCTATATTATGGAAAATAATCAACCGGATTTGAATAAAAAACAAGAGAAACAAAAGCGTGATGAGAATGGCAATCCGGTGTGGTTGGATGTGAGCAAAATTCCCATCCACGACGAGAATAATGAGGTAATTGGAATTTTGGGGGTGATTGAGGACATTACCCTCCAGGTTTATATCGAAGAACAACGGAGAAAAGCAGAAGAAGCGTTGCGACTCGAACAACAAAAATCCGAGGAATTATTGCTCAATATTCTTCCTGCCGCGATCGCGCGACGTTTAAAAGAAGGCAGTCGTGCCATTGCCGAACAGTTCGACGACGTGACGATCCTCTTTGCAGATATTGTAGGCTTTACTCCCCTTTCTGCAAGACTTCCCGCAACGGAGTTAGTGGAGTTTCTCAATCAGATTTTTTCCCAATTCGACCAATTGGCAGAAACCCAAAACCTAGAGAAAATTAAAACCATCGGCGATGCATATATGGTTGCGGGAGGATTGCCCGTTCCCAGAGAAGATCATGCCGCCGCGATCGCCCAAATGGCACTGGCAATGCAAGACTGTATTGACAACGTTGCCCACGATTTACACGAACCCTTGCAAATTCGTATTGGCATCAACACCGGTCCCGTCGTTGCGGGGGTCATTGGCGCAACCAAATTCATCTACGATCTGTGGGGAGATACGGTTAATGTTGCATCTCGCATGGAATCCTACGGCATTGCAGGCAAAATTCAGGTCACAGAAGCAACCTACCAACGATTGCAGCACCGCTACGCCTTTGAAAAGCGGGGCATCATTGATGTGAAAGGGAAGGGGGAAATGACCACCTATTGGCTGGTGGGACGGAAAGACTAAAACGTTCGCAATCCTACGCCATCACCATACCTCCATCCACATTAAATACCTGTCCGGTAATGTACGCGGCGGCGGGAGCGGCTGCTAAGAAGCATACCATACCGGCCACTTCCTCAGGTTTGCCATAACGACCCAAGGGAATATATTTTAATATCTCTTCGCTTTGCAAGTCGTTGGTCATGTCTGTCGTAATGAATCCCGGTGCAACGGCATTGACCGTCACGCCGCGACTGGCGAGTTCTTTAGCAACGGTTTTGGTGAATCCAATGACTCCCGCCTTTGCCGCGCTATAATTCGCCTGACCGGGATTGCCCATTTGTCCGGCAACGGAGGCGATATTAATAATTCTGCCGCTACGCTGTTTTAACATCAACTTACTCACCGCTTTGGTACAAAGGAAGACTCCCGTCAGGTTGAGGTTGATGACGGCTTGCCAGTCTTCTGGCTTCATGCGCAATAGGAGCGTATCGCGAGTGATGCCTGCATTGTTGACTAAAATATCGATGCGACCGAATTTTTCTTTGGTTTGAGCGATCAGTGCATCCACTTCATCGGCGTTGGAAACATCCCCTTGAAGCGCGATCGCGCTCCCCCCTGCGGCGGTAATCTCTGCAACCACTTCTTCTGCTGCATTGCTCGAACGGGCGTAGTTAACGGCGACGCTTGCCCCTTCTGCTGCCAAGGCTAACGCGATCGCGCGACCGATTCCCCTCGAAGATCCGGTAACAATTGCCACGCGATCGTTCAATTTCTGTAAATTTTCTGGTAATACATCCATCCCAACACACTCTATTTTTAAAGTTGATACGCACAATTAAGCTCCAAGGATTTTACCAAAATAGAGGCGATCCCGGAGCTTCTTGCACGATTGATGGAATTGCGGATTTAAAAGGGAATCTCGTCTAAATCTTGGTCGCTGGTGGAGGGAGTAGCAGTACTAGGGACTGGGGTTGCAGGTTCGCGATTCGGGGTTTCTGGCATGGGAGGTGAGGCTTTGGTGTAATTGTCCAAAGGAACCACATTACTGGGACGCGCTGCTGTTGGCATTGCATTCATGTCCGTTCCCAGCTTATGGAGTCGAGAGGCGACGAGTTCTGCACGTTTTTCTTTGTATCCGTCGCGATCGATGAGGTTCATTTTCAACCGTCCCTCGATAATGACAGAATCCCCAAT
This region includes:
- a CDS encoding single-stranded DNA-binding protein; the encoded protein is MNSCVLMVRVVQAPEMRYTPDNQIPIAQMLVEFDGSRPEDPPVTLKVVGWGNLATEIQESYGIGDSVIIEGRLKMNLIDRDGYKEKRAELVASRLHKLGTDMNAMPTAARPSNVVPLDNYTKASPPMPETPNREPATPVPSTATPSTSDQDLDEIPF